actaagcagtagcggagcagatcgaagacggcaaatcttatcttcccaagatagtggagaagcagatttaagccattggtcctatctccctgagcagcagtagGAGTAGGTTGAAGAATGTAGAtactgtctccctaagcagtagtggagcagatcatggatcttatcttcccaaggtagtagggaagcaaatttaagcccctCCTATttccctgagcagtagtggagtaggttgaagattgtagatcctgtctccctaagtagtagcgGAGCAGGTCGaggacggcaaatcttatctttctaagatagtagtgaagcagatttaagccaccggTCCTATcgccctgagcagcagtggagtaggttgaagaatGTAGAtactgtctccctaagcagtagtggaccAGATCatggatcttgtcttcccaagtggagtggatcgaagcaccaattcctatacctctgaagatgcagtaggatgggaTGAGGCTACTTAAAGAAGAGGAGCACCAAGGTCCAAGCACggccgggcaaaattggccatttttaaagtctttgctccgttcccgttacatgacaacgagcaaagaggggcaactgtaataggccaattttggcccaatccaaaataaaccaaataaaatccaaataataaataaaaacacctAAATTACCCAGCCCAATAACCTAAAAAAAACTAACTCTAGCCCAACAccaaactaaaaactaaaaaacccTAGGTAGCAAAGTCCTTAGCCGCCGCCACTAGCAAGGTCTCCAGTCGCCGCATGCCTCGGAGCCGGCCACCACGCGCGCTGCTTCTCCGCACAAGCCACCACGTGTGTACCTGCAAAAGCACTAGGAGAGTCCAAAACCAACACAAACAATgtaaaaaaataggaaaaaataggaaatttttggGCTATATAAACACCCAAATCTATGTATTTTGATACTTACGAATgaatcaaaaagaaataaagagaaattAGTTCAAATATCGATCCTTTTCAAAGgtagtcttttatttatttttttcggCTTACTtatccatttttttatatatttaaaaaaacagaaGTAAAAGGGTAAAAATCATACCTTTTCCGCAAGAGAGGTACCGATTCCGATGAAAATCGGTGTTCCATGGGCTCGAGGacggaaaaataaaaaaaaatgatgactTTTCGTTTTCCGACCACTGCGGACGGCGGTGCCGTCGCCAGCGACTGGCGGCTGCCACGGTGGTCCGACGCCGAAGTCATAGCCAGATTCTGGAAAAGTTTGAAGGTTAGAAGGgagttgagaaaaaaaagtttttttcttctaaaaggAGGCTTCAAAagatttttttgggttttttttacttatataaacaccccaaaacgacatcgttttgggACTTGGCTTCTGatgcccaaaacgacgtcgttttatgTTTGCCCATATGTGACCCGACCCGTCCAAAGGGGATCCGTGTGTTTTGTTAAATTGGGCCATTTGCGCGATTAGTCCTCCTGTTTtacattgtatttttaaattattttttttatttcttttaaatttcgcaagcatattttatttttgcttcaatTTAGCCCATCGCTGCGCAGCGTTTTAGAAGGCgggaataatttcccttttggtcctccattgTTGCTTGCGCATTCAAGTTGGgccctctctttttttatttttgatttttaccccgtttttttattaaactttaatttagtcctttcgcctttttaatataatttcagccctattttgttttatttttattttttatatttcgagggcaattaagtttctttttgttttttccctgtcttgtttctaatgttttatttttttttacttactcctttagttttttttcatcattttgttttatattttgttttattttattatcattctaATCTTCATTACTACTATTactattgttaatattattattattatgattattaccattgttattatatttttatatcaaattatctAACCTTTTGCATGCACAATTTTATTCTATCTATATCACtctcatatattattattttattttataatgtattgttttattttcttttaaaattcaatataatgcatatattttgatgtgtttattttgcagtgtatgtttttaaaaatccatgttatatatatattttgtactttaaagatttatatgaaagttcttatataatattatttttatatacatgtacaatttatattaaaatacttttattctttagatatattattgatttatttaaattattgaaatggttTTATACgtgagttttcaaaatattcggCGTTCGAAATTCTCGAGGAAATTGTGCCATAACTTACTAGGCTTCAGTTTTTTTCGTTGAATTTAAATAGCTGAGTAtcctttttcaataaaatattaaacgtTTCAAGATTTAAATTTACTCTCAAGACTTCAAAgggttgtgtcctaactcactgggtgtgatattttgttatctcgagacgagtttttaaaacaaaagcgAATTATTTattcgaccttaagacattaaataattaatttggtaccaattttgggcgtttcaagggtgctaatccttcctcatacgtaactgactcccgaacccgtttttttctgaaactcgtagaccaGAATCGCTTtcaggtgatccaatcacatctcaataaaagattggtggcgactccaatttttatttttaagtcgaaactaaaatttttgctttcaaaaaaagcggtttcgacagctataaatatcacaaactgggttgatttacaaaatttttatttttcgctatacaagaaaatcgttttcaaaTCGGATTTTCAATATTGGATTTCAAGACACGATGTGACAAGGAACCCCCTTCATCACAACAAGGCAAGTTAGTATGTCACGTCGCAACGAGGAATTCCCTCACGTTGCgacattgttttaaaattttgaaaatgttgcaAATTGGTCCTTGTTCGATTCCGGGTTAATTCTAGAGCATTTATAGGCTCGAATAAAACCCGAGAAAGGTCATATAATATGATTATGAGATAAAATGGTTATCTTCTatgatttatgttttaatttgagtgttgaatttttgtaattatttcgaTAATTGTCATAACATCCTATATCTCGAACCCGACGGTTAGGTTAGACGAGGAGTGTTATAGGTCTACATTCACCGTTCTTTGTGTCTATTGGCACGTTATTATTGCAAAATCATTTCCCCCCTCCTTTTTAACCTAACTCACAAGAAAATTGATACTTTTCATATGGAAATTGGTCTCATAAAATTGATTTTGcctaacaaattcaaaatatgtttattttagtcAATACGATGAAAGTTGGGCAAAAAAAAGTCCCATTGATACAATATTGACTACATTGCTTGTgacattttaaacttttttcttatataaatttggATCTTTATTTACTTGTAACTTAAAAGATACATTCtataactaatattattatgatgattttttatatgtttatatttttatataattttaaaataaataattaaaactatacATCCAACAAATGAACATGGGTTTAATAAGCTTAATATACAcgttttttttatcatttcacctatattcattattaaaattttttaaaaataaatttttacagGAAATTATTCTGTCTAGATATATAATAGAGGTAATTGCACTAAACATCTCTAAACTATGACCCTCACTCTAAATTGGTCCCTAAACTTTAAAACGTTCTAattatatctttaaattatcgatgttatatcaattaggtcctTCATTATTGAGAttgttaatttaaccattaaataacACGTAAAAACTTATGTGACatagtttaaaatatgtttttttaaaagtaaaatgttgtagtataacttttaaaattagaaattaaaaataaagtaaaaccgAAAGAAAGAAAGTGGATGATagtttttgtaaaagttttgaaaacctcaaaattaagatatttACAAGATCAATTTTACAataatcttttctttaaatttttattttaaattatgccaTATAAGATTTGACATcttatttaatggttaaattaacgATTTTAATAATAGAAGAACCTTATTGATAACATTGATAGTTAGAAGAtgcaattaaaatgttttaaaatttgagaaccaatttaaaataaaaatcatagttTGAGGGTGTTTGAGACAATTAACTCATAtgcattaattaattatgaaggaaattttgacttttcaaaagtagagaagttaaaatatttaacttttctcctctaaaaatatttttgaagctTGATTACGTTTTCACCCTCCAACacataatattttctatctctgattaattgcttaaaaatatttaaaatttatttttatatattaaaatattaaataaattataatgaattattttctatattcttattaaaattttataatattaattaatttgaaaattatttaaatatttatttgttactttataatatcatatttaaaatagataatttatttctcaaaatactttttaaaaaaaatactaaatacttaaattttaaatcaaacattttaaatatttttatctcaaaaataatactaaactACAGTACAGCAAAGCTTCCATCTCCGTTTTATCTCATAAATCAAACACGTGTGAGTTCCCCTCTTtaaggagaaaaaaaagaaaagaaccaaaCAGTACTAAAAGTGAAGCATCTGTCTGTCACACAAACTGCCTTTTTCAAGGCTTAACACCTAAGTAAAGACAAAtctgaatattaattattaaaatgaaaaagggcACCATCTAGAAGGCCCTTGCCCCACTGCCACGCCAAACCGCGTTTTCTGCCGTCTTAGAAGCCAACATCATTTTCGTCttacttttttaaaaaccaAATGCAAGATAATTTAGTGGTTATAATTTGGAAATTAGATCTAATCAAAATccaggattttagaggaaaaagtTCGGTATTTGagataaatttaagattttttttttagttttggtaatatatatttttactgtCCACAATGACACGCAATCTTTATTCTACCTGCTTAGTGTTAGAGTCCCCCAAATTCACTCACTTTCTACGAAATTTCCCATTTCTcccttatttaacactcacctCTTTACCTAatcttttctctctttattatacttctctttttcttttgctttctctTGCTCTGCTTTTGCATCTTTCTTGTTTTGATCATCTCATACCATACCTTGCATATTTTTACTGCTCAGGGAGTCAATTTAAGTTATCCTTCATACTCAGATCtctatttttaaggttttggaAGGGAATTGGAGTTGGCTATGGAGAACAACCAGCAATCATTTTGGCATTTCAGTGATCAACTTAGGATCCAAAATTCCAATTTGGCTAATCTTTCGCTTAACGATTCCATTTGGAGCAACAGTTATGTCTCTAAAAGGCCTGATGAAAGGAGGAATTTTGATATCAGAGTTGGTGGTGAAGTTAATTCTGTTAACAACTTGAAGCCCAAAGTCTCTgatttcaattctttcaacaaTGATGGATGGAAAATTGGAGCCACCACCAACAACATAGGGTTCGGTCCCATCGCTCCGAAGAATACTGGAATCAACGGGGGTTTCAACAAAGGGGTTTATTCGAAGCCGGCGaataacaataatttcaatGTTAGTTTGAAGGGGAATAAGAATAGAGGAGAGGATGATCATGGGAGCAAAAGCGGGAAGAAGAATAGTAACAAGAAGAAGAACAATAACAGCGACAATAACAACAACGAAACTAAAGATGGGGGGAGTGCTGCTGACAAGAGGTTCAAGACACTGCCACCGTCCGAGGCTTTGCCTAGGAACGAAACTGTTGGAGGCTACATCTTTGTTTGCAACAACGATACCATGCAAGAGAATCTCAAGAGACAGCTCTTTGGTATGTATACAAGTCTGGGTTtgatttcctttttcatttctgaGGCCGATTTTAGATTTGGTACTTGCACTAGAAAGGGAAAGTAAATCAATTAGATTAATGAAACAAAGAATTAGGTTATTTGATGTGATATTCAGTTCATGCTCCTAAATGGTTGGTATGCATAAATTTGTAGGTTTGCCTCCACGTTACCGAGATTCAGTCCGGGCCATAACTCCGGGTCTGCCTCTTTTCCTCTACAACTACTCCACCCACCAGCTCCATGGAATATTTGAGGTTAgtatctctctttttttttttcgtaaTTTTCTGCCATTTGAGTGTACAAGGGTCCTAAATGCTTTAATGATTTTGTAATTAGGCTGCAAGCTTTGGAGGAACAAACATCGATCCGACAGCTTGGGAGGACAAGAAATGCCCTGGCGAGTCCCGCTTCCCTGCTCAGGTATTTTGTCCGCCCATTATTTCTTAGTCATGCCATCGTAATATAATCttgtttaaaaaatcaatactAATGTTTGTTCCTTTTCAGGTTCGGGTGTTAACAAGGAAAATCTGTGAGCCACTTGAGGAGGACTCCTTTAGGCCAATTCTCCACCACTACGATGGTCCCAAGTTCCGCCTTGAACTCAACGTGCCGGAGGTAAAATCTCTCACACAATGACAGAACATGGATACTCTCTTTTCCTCCCTAGCCTTGTTGGTTCTGATCTTATTTTGTGTGGTTAAAATTTTCAGGCACTCTCCCTATTGGATATATTTGCTGAACAAGATCCTTAAGCAAACATACTACAAAGGACATACAAATACACAAAGATAAAGGAAGGGAAGAATAAGTAGAGAGAATATAGAGAGCATATTTGGGAGTTTTAAGACGTTATCTATGGGGTGAACTGAATGCAGGGATCCATAACCTGCGAGGTGTAAACCTTTTTGCTCACAGGATTGCTATGACTGCCCTTTATTTGTTATACAGTTTGTCTTATACGTAAATAATAGTGTACTTAAAACTAATGATAAACTCCCAACTTATTTATGCTGTTCTTATATAGGGATATTAGTGTAACTTTTGGCTGTTCGCAACTAGGTACACAttgatctttaaattttttagtccACAtggatatttaatattttaataattggaCTTATGGTTGAACAAGTTAGACCATCAATTTTCGATTTAACTAGTTCAATTTGACCGGTTTGATTATtagattaataataattaaaattcataaaatctaaaataataagtaaaaagtataaaccaattttacttggtttcttaaattttaattattgttggtccGATGATTGAaactattgaattttaattaagaattgGTGGTTAAAACTTGTTCAATCAtcgttattaaaatattgaatataataCTTTGAGATTGTACCACATTatcatctatttttatttttatttttcaagtgaTAATGTGgcacaatttcaaaatgtaattttatcgaattttagatttttcaaattcaaagataaaaaattatctagttgtcaagttcaaaATGGACAAAAGAaatataggtaccaaagtgaactTAGTTAATGTGGACTTATTTACCAAGTTTAAGAGCCAAAAGTTATATTATCTTCCGTTTTCTTTTTCGATAATAAAGGATGAGTTTAAATGgataataattttcaagttttaggGTCAAAGTAGATTAAAAAAGGTTTAGAAGCCAATGTAGACTTATTTATCAAGTCCGACCTTTTATATATAACTAGAATTACACCGTCTTTTCTTaggattttaattattaatttaatttctctttcatattatgatttatgatttatatttgaagtttatgttgtcattctaaaaagaaatgattaatttaataattttagtaaatcaatataaaatcaATCTTGTATAactaagataaaatatgatataaaaatatgacgcaacataattaaaacataaatacacaaaataattaaaattattaatgtattaaatttatattaaaaattagacacacattttagaaataaaaccacgataacaaattatatatgtaaaatatgatatgcattaaaacataatagaatataatataaaaaccaTGGCCTTTAAATAATGCAGGTAAATCTTTGAAATTAATATGACATTAATTAGTATGTGATATATGATCAATAATTAAGctgtaaaaataaaactaaaataaattagattcCTTTTGAGACTCGTCATATGACCAAtgtttataaaagaaaagagaatttcATATCGGGACAATGTTTGTTTTTAAGGCTAGATGATCATttgagtaaattttaaaaaaaagtattatataataattaatattattaatttattttttccctaTTTTCTCATTAAACATATAACAATCGGATGTTAATTATATAATGCTTTTACAAATGGATGCCAAGAATTTTGCACGTActtatataatttcaattaagaaaaattaacttCTTGCCTTTTGCATTTTAGAGGCAGTGCTGCATTTTCTTTCCCATAACAGCCTAAATTTGGTTGGGATAATAGCAGGTTTTATCCAtgtattttagcaaaattaccaatatgatatttatattttcaatttattcattttgatacTTGTCTTTTCTTTCAATATTCTATTTTGGAATTAAACCTGACATGTGGCCATTAATGAGCAACACGTGCCATTAATGTTCAAAAGAAAAGTCGAATGATCTAGGGAGggaattttcccttttttatattttcaggtttaaaaaaatgaaaaaaataatgatgttgTAAAACCAGGTTTtctccataaatattaattccAATTCATTTGCAATGCCAACTAAATTTGAAAGATTAACATCATCAATTGTTCTTGTCATTAgtagaaaccctaaaacctaaagGATGCGTTAGAGCtgtaaaaaaaagtttgatataaacttaaaattataaatcaggATTTGTCATGTTAAATCattaagaaaaaatcaagaacaaaattaaatgcGGAAGCGTACTCAAATCcattgatttcttgaaatcttcGATCTTATGGTATTGATCATCCAAATTTGCACACAAGTAATTTAGAGAAAAGTAGCTCTCTCTTTTATAAAGATGGGATATTACTCGTAATTTGAGGACCATAACCttaatttataacttttgcATATTAACCTAATTTCTAATAagcccatcattaattagaaattagtattaattagaaattaattagtagagtatctacacatatttttcccattatttatttaataactaaaacccaataaaccttaaccaaattatatcacttttaatttgggctaacattttatgataataaataataacatgtaattactcttattatatatgtaatgtccatattttcaataatctcctacttggaccacatatatatactaattactctataattacatgtcattaaaTAACTTTATGAGCTCAAAACTTTACTACCATATCCAAAAGGTATTTCGAACAATCTCGTCcattaattatattaacataGAACCAAGGCGACTTTCGTTACATATATCGTAACTAAATTCATTCCTGATCATGTATATTAACACAACCAAATGTCATATATCAAGTATGGATGAGtagcatggaaattacatgcaatGTGAACCAAACATGGCTATTTCCAACTGGTCTTCCTTAAACTTAAGTGAGGTCAATATCAAATAGAGTGAATAAACTTAATACTTCATTTTCTATTagaaaataaccaaatacataaatgtttgaaaacaaacataaatcaaataaaatacaaactcCCACTAAACCATTATgtcctcaaataatataacacCCATATGAGCAGTGTGCTCATGAAAAACCTTGGGTGGTAACCTTTTGTGAGCAGATCTGCTATCATGGAGTTTGTCCTAATGTGCTCTATGGATATTTGTCCATTTTGCACTCTCTCTTTCACAACTAGGAACTTTATGTCAATATGCTTTGACTTAGTTGTTGTTGGAATACAGTACTTATTGTCACAAAATAATTTGAGTGGTGTTTCTACATTCTCCAAAATGCGTAGCCTAGTGACAAAGTTCTGCAACCATATTCCATGGTTTGATGCCTCATAGCATGCTACAAACTCTACTACCATAGTGGAAGATGCTACAAGTGTATGTTTAACACTTTTCCAAGATATAGTTCCTCTAGCTAACTGGTAAATATAGCCTGATGTAGATTTCTTGCTAACTTGGCATCTAGCGGAATCATAATCAAAATACCCCACGACCTCCAAATGATCTGATCTCTTAT
The Gossypium raimondii isolate GPD5lz chromosome 8, ASM2569854v1, whole genome shotgun sequence DNA segment above includes these coding regions:
- the LOC105791332 gene encoding B2 protein, with the translated sequence MENNQQSFWHFSDQLRIQNSNLANLSLNDSIWSNSYVSKRPDERRNFDIRVGGEVNSVNNLKPKVSDFNSFNNDGWKIGATTNNIGFGPIAPKNTGINGGFNKGVYSKPANNNNFNVSLKGNKNRGEDDHGSKSGKKNSNKKKNNNSDNNNNETKDGGSAADKRFKTLPPSEALPRNETVGGYIFVCNNDTMQENLKRQLFGLPPRYRDSVRAITPGLPLFLYNYSTHQLHGIFEAASFGGTNIDPTAWEDKKCPGESRFPAQVRVLTRKICEPLEEDSFRPILHHYDGPKFRLELNVPEALSLLDIFAEQDP